A stretch of Gemmatimonadota bacterium DNA encodes these proteins:
- a CDS encoding YceI family protein, which yields MKRWIPALVLVPMLAAASSFAPVAYVRDEAHSRINFIAHSRLVDALGTFDKWDANIMFDAERLENSTVEIVIDAKSINTRVDMRDGHLRSDAFFATDSFPTITFKSAIVNPLGGDRVNITGDLTIRGHTKRITIPSRLMFFDAEKKMGRVKGATTIYREEFGVSFNPPVNPIEPEVEIQFDITFKAK from the coding sequence ATGAAGCGTTGGATCCCCGCCCTCGTGCTCGTCCCCATGCTCGCCGCCGCCTCGTCGTTCGCGCCGGTGGCGTACGTCCGCGACGAGGCGCACTCGCGCATCAACTTCATCGCGCACTCCCGCCTCGTCGACGCGCTCGGCACGTTCGACAAGTGGGATGCGAACATCATGTTCGACGCCGAGCGCCTCGAGAACTCGACGGTCGAGATCGTCATCGACGCGAAGAGCATCAACACGCGCGTGGACATGCGCGACGGGCACCTCCGCAGCGATGCGTTCTTCGCCACCGATTCGTTCCCGACGATCACGTTCAAGTCGGCGATCGTGAACCCGCTCGGCGGCGACCGCGTGAACATCACCGGCGACCTGACCATCCGCGGGCACACCAAGCGCATCACCATCCCCTCGCGCCTGATGTTCTTCGACGCGGAGAAGAAGATGGGCCGCGTGAAGGGCGCCACGACGATCTACCGCGAGGAGTTCGGCGTCTCGTTCAACCCGCCGGTGAACCCGATCGAGCCCGAGGTCGAGATCCAGTTCGACATCACGTTCAAGGCGAAGTAA
- a CDS encoding metal-dependent transcriptional regulator has product MPKKKRTKTSRAVAAPRATAPRTPTVLTGQAEDYLKAIYELEQKGTPAGTNDIAGRLGIAAASVSGMVQRLARLGLVRAERYRGARLTIAGRAAALQLIRRHRIIECYLVERLGFGWEDVHDEAERLEHAASDELITRMAEAIGNPTADPHGAPIPTASGEVDETRLPSIAELAEGEPATVVRMSDRDPAFLRYLDGLGIRPGATVQVVAKAPFGGPLTVLVGGAEHGVGTSAASQVFIRSRR; this is encoded by the coding sequence GTGCCCAAGAAGAAGCGGACCAAAACCTCGCGCGCCGTCGCCGCACCGCGCGCCACCGCCCCGCGCACGCCGACCGTCCTCACCGGCCAGGCCGAGGACTATCTGAAGGCGATCTACGAGCTCGAGCAGAAGGGCACGCCCGCCGGCACGAATGACATCGCGGGGCGACTCGGGATCGCGGCGGCGAGCGTGAGCGGGATGGTGCAGCGTCTCGCGCGACTCGGGCTCGTGCGCGCCGAACGGTATCGCGGGGCGCGCCTCACGATCGCCGGCCGCGCTGCCGCACTCCAACTGATCCGTCGGCATCGCATCATCGAGTGCTATCTCGTCGAGCGGCTCGGCTTCGGGTGGGAGGACGTGCACGACGAGGCGGAGCGGCTGGAACACGCCGCGAGCGACGAGTTGATCACGCGGATGGCGGAAGCGATCGGGAATCCCACCGCCGACCCGCACGGGGCCCCGATCCCGACCGCCTCCGGTGAAGTGGACGAGACGCGGTTGCCGAGCATTGCGGAGCTGGCGGAGGGGGAGCCGGCGACCGTGGTGCGCATGTCGGACCGGGATCCGGCCTTCCTGCGGTATCTCGACGGGCTGGGAATCCGCCCTGGTGCGACGGTGCAAGTCGTTGCCAAGGCGCCATTTGGCGGGCCGCTGACCGTTCTGGTGGGTGGCGCGGAACACGGGGTCGGAACTTCGGCCGCGAGTCAGGTGTTCATTCGGAGTCGACGGTAG